One region of Candidatus Zixiibacteriota bacterium genomic DNA includes:
- a CDS encoding DUF309 domain-containing protein gives MMTAHAKSRIPDRTVEGRAMFDAGLREFNAGRYFEAHDIWEDFWHQLNGPDRRFLQGLIQLAVGAYHHEMDNPAGARSLWGRSIAKLEEYPEEHWGIDRGAWVEWIKGYLSSWDGAPHPEQLSFNEQHFPSYLPLAPD, from the coding sequence ATGATGACGGCACACGCCAAATCGCGGATTCCCGACCGAACCGTCGAAGGTCGGGCGATGTTCGATGCGGGGCTGCGCGAGTTCAACGCCGGGCGATACTTCGAGGCGCACGACATTTGGGAGGACTTCTGGCATCAGCTCAATGGCCCCGACCGTCGCTTTCTGCAGGGACTCATCCAATTGGCGGTGGGCGCGTATCATCACGAGATGGACAACCCGGCCGGCGCCCGGAGTCTTTGGGGTAGGTCTATTGCCAAGCTGGAAGAGTATCCCGAGGAACACTGGGGCATTGACCGGGGCGCCTGGGTTGAGTGGATCAAAGGGTATCTGTCGTCTTGGGACGGCGCCCCGCATCCCGAACAGCTTTCGTTCAATGAGCAGCATTTTCCATCGTATCTGCCGTTGGCGCCGGACTAA